From the genome of Phoenix dactylifera cultivar Barhee BC4 chromosome 17, palm_55x_up_171113_PBpolish2nd_filt_p, whole genome shotgun sequence:
GCAATGAGTCAAAAAGTTTATACAAAGTTTCTTTGATTGATCTTATCAAGCACACTTTTTGTTGTGAAAAAGGAAATTTTCAAGACAGGGAGAAAATGCGAATTGAGAAAGACATTCGTCTTCGCTATGGCCGTTTTTTCTACCGTTTTCCCAATGGGGAGTCGGCTGCTGATGTTTATGATCGAATAACAGGTATGCCATCTGCtcaattttagctttttttgaTTTTCCGAAGCTTCTGAATTTATTCTCTGACATTGCTGGGCTATTTCTCTGAGTTGCTCAGCTTCATATTTATGCAGTGTTACTGCTACAGGCTTTAGGGAGACCCTGAGGGCGGATATTGACATTGGCCGCTTTCAGCCTCCTGGTGAACAATCACCAAACATGAACATAGTGATCGTATCACATGGCCTGACTTTGCGAGTTTTTCTGATGAGATGGTACAAGTGGACTGTAGAGCAGTATGAGGGCCTGCATAATATTGACAATGGAGGAATGCTGGTTATGCAAACGGGTAGTGGTGGAAGGTACTCACTTCCTACTTCATATGGAATCAACAATTTTATTATGTACTGCTTGTTAGAATTTCTTATTCTAGTACCTGCTAAAAGTTTTTTGTTCATTCTTTAATTTGAAATTGTGCCTCAGCAATTTGAACTGAAgtaggaaaaataaataaccTAATAAATTTTACTAGTagaatatttctttctttttttctcaaaagtGAACCAAAATCATCAAAGGTTCATGTTAATGTTCTTGCATATATAAAAACTTTTTGATTTGAATTGATCTCATACACAAAGAACAAGCCTTATGAATTCAGCTAAAAATCACGACGAACAGTTTTCTTGCCTTACAATATTTTCTAGAAATACTTGTCTTTCATCAAAGAGTGGAGTGCAAGCATTTATTGGTACAAATATGATCATGATTTTAAGTGTGATAGCTTATCATTGTGAATATCTACAAACTGCTAATTGAATGATTAGCAAGCACTGCTAACTCATTCTTGAGATGAGATAGACAATTTGAAATGGCTGACTTCTTTGTGCTTCTCACTGGCATAAAAACCGGATTGAGAAGGTTGGAAGGGTTGTGGAGTTTGATACTGTCTAAAAAATGCGGTAAATACAACAGTTGCAGCATCTTTAACTTATTGTTTGTTTGAGCACTTGAATCCAATCACTAGTTGTTGGAACATTATGAAATTGGACTACAATGAAGATACAAAAACATGTATACACACAAAATGTGTACCTGGATCACCTTCTTAGGCATCATTAGTAGCAGCAGACAATTGTTAGCTAAAGGTGCAGAAGGGTATGGCAGCCTATGATGTATTGTCACTTGAAGTCATTCTGAAATATGCTGCAAGATATCTTGGAACTTGGGTAAacaagttatttatttatttttgaatttctttgggGAAAGGTGGTGTCCAATGTTGTTAAGATCGGTATCAAGTCATAATTCATAAAGGGTTATGGATCGGATTGTGAATCTGATTGAAGATTGTAaggttttttcattttttttaagaaatttctaaatataaaaGAAACATAAAAATTTAATGCAAGTCAAATATAAAGTAGATGAATGGAGAATAAAAGAACTATAGTTTTCACGAAATTAGGACCATACATAGTTTATCTAATGAAACAAATGTTCTGTTTGGTTATTCATGATATTCATATACTATATGTCAATTTAATTATCATTTTATGCAGAATGCTTTAGAACAAACACGGATAAGAACATGTGGATGTGAAATACGAAAACTTGCATCTTATTTTTCAACTTTATAGTCCAATAATGGACTTGCTAATTTTCTATTTGAGATATATTAGTGATAAAGTAATTTAAGAACGGCATAGTCAAATAAATTATAGAAAATGGACCTCCACATGGTTTAACATATAAATCATATAATCAAATTGGATCCTATGATCCAAGGGAATGTATAGTCCATCATATGGATCTAAATCCTGTGATCGTAAACTGATCCTGATCCAAGGATGGGATCTGGATAGCTCAGGGCCATTTTGATTTGGATGGCAAGATCTGGATTGCGAATTATAAGATTTAAAGAACATGGGTGGTGTCTTTCATTCAAGGACATATTCCGCCAAAATCAAATACATTAAAGGGTAGTTATgttaaagagggagagagacacTTCTCCTCCACCAATATAGTTGCTAATGTATGCAAAGGGAAACCCACTTAAATTTGCAAAACAAAAAGACGTAGACTAGGCTTATCAGAAAAGAAATTTACCTTTGACATGCATAGGAAAATGAGGGGAACAACTGAATAGTCTTGTGAGGACAAACCACAACCACAGTTCACCAATCTCTAAGGATTACCTTACTTTCTCAAAGCAAAAATTGATTGCTCTTCCAAAAGCATCATTCAActtatgcaattttttttttttttttttttgtgaaaataaTGGAGCAAGCGTTTGAAGTTCGTAATATATATTCTATATACTTTTTGGGTCTATGTCCCCATATAATCATGATAAGGTTTTGTCTTGACTGGATTTCCAGCCTGGTCCTGAAACTTGCCAGAGTTTGTGCTTTTCTGTCATAAGTAATTTGACATAATTCCTGCAAATCCTGATTTCACATGCACCAAAATCACAAGCCagactatgtgcaatgatgAGTATTGGGGATTTATTATCTTGTTTGATATGATGTTTCCTGTAATCATTCTGCCCATATGGGCACAAGCATTGCATTTGTTGCATCACTAGAATAttaacttgttttttttttggcttataATGATTAATCGGCAATTTCAAGTCTTCAATCTAGTACGCCCTTTGATCATTATGATCAGAAAAGCAAGGAATATGTGCTACCTTGGATGCACACATGCAGGGGAAAAAATCTGGATCAACATTTATGAAATAACGGATATGCTCCCCAAGACAAGTGATTGCTATCAATTTGCATTcttcaataaaatattattcATATATTTGCAGCTGCGGATGTCAATAAAGTTGTAGATGCACTGGTACTTGGTGTGACCTCCGCCCCATCCTACTacccagaaaaaagaaaaccccTCTTATCCATGATGATGATGCTTTCTTTGAAATTAATTTAACTGAGTTGGCATACAAAATTCTGATACTATGATAATGATCCttaccaatttcttatttctgATTCTGTTTCGTCCTTGGTTCTAATCATATTTCGTAACAAGCTGCACCCTTTAATTTGTGGTAAGGATCTGTAAGATGTGGAAGAAAGTATATTGCTAATAAATATTATGGTTTCATCTTTCATTACAACAGGTACAGCCTACTCGTGCATCACAGTGTTGAGGAGCTTCAAGCATTTGGTCTGTCAGAACCGATGCTAAATGATCAGATGTGGTACTGGATGGTAGCCTTATGCTTTATAGAGACGAGCTCAATGTTTAATGCTTAGTTTGATTCAAGGACATtaatgatccttttttttttggttttgtgATGGCTGTAACTGCAGGCAAAAGACTGCAAAACCTGGTGAACtgaattataattttttgacAAATGGACCTGCGTTCTTTGGACATTTTTGACTGGAAATTTGGACTGTTTGGAAAGGAAAAAGGCCTACAGTTTCATTTGCAGCCATATGACTATCAAGCTTGGATCCTTGAAGCTTTGTCCGACAGATATTTTTGCCGCATGCACCTGTTCCTCTCAATAGTGATTGGAATTGCCCTGACAGATGTCTTGAAGCACAGAAATTCATAATTTTGTAAAgtgtaaaaaaataaatgtcaCGATGAGAAATGCTATAATGAAATCGTTGTTGCAATCTAATGGTGTTTTGTATATTTTCtatgtatttctttttttttttgttagtttaTGAAATTACCCCTGATTTGTATTTATTCATTAGCAAACTGTAGAGAAATACGGGAGGAAAGAATTTCTCCCAGTTTCAAAGGAAAACTGAGACTTGCGCCATATGCTCAGTGTCACTGCATGGGTTCTTTAAGTTCTACAAAATCCTACTATGATTAGTGCACTTGTAAACCTTTTTAATTCGTGAACTTTGCCTATAGTTATGCATCAGTTCTCCCAGATTCactggactagttattgttgctCTCAGAGAGAAGACGAGCTCTAATGCATTATGGTCTCTTGATGGTTACGTCGGAGACTTGGGTCTAAATTCCATTGCACTTAGCATTTCTCTTGGTTGCTCGCATTAGCTAATCACCAAATTTGAGAGATAAAACTTAGTTCTTATGGTGCAGCTTTAAAAAGAAGATCATGGTTTAGCTTTGGGCATCTTAGTTTGTGGCTAATTCCTATGGTACTTTTGTCGGAATCTACTAACGGAAAATGCAAGAGATGTTTTTGAATGAGTTCAGCAGAACTTGCTCGCTAGATGTCTGCTGAAAGCCCTCAAAATTATCTTCCAAGTGACAAAATTGTTGGTTTGTGCCTCAAAAAAGAAGGGGCATTATTAGCAACTGGCATGCGATCTAGACTTTGGCCCAAATATGGGACTGGCCGGGCATGAAAAGCTGCTCTAATTTGGGTTGAGCATAGCCTTGGTACCCTCCGGCTCCATTTGGTTTGTACCCCAGCATTCACAAAGTAGGAGTGACAATCAGGTCGGATCGGATAAGATACGAATCGGTTTGGATACAGGATAAATCAAAAATACGTCTGCTGCGCAAAGTTATCTTTGAAAATGCGGACGCAATTAATGATGGCACATAGGGCCAAATGTTTCCACGGAGTTACTGGTGAAATGCGAGCAAGTCGCGCAAGACGGGCTAACATCATACTTTATATACATTCTTCTTCATTTGAGCACAATCTGAGGAGGGCTTTGCCCTCTCCATTACgcttcaaaataaataaataaataaataaaaacatcaaaacaaTCTCCCCCACCACCATATCCGCATGCCCGCGCCGAAGGAATCCAGAAAATGTCAAATGGAACCCAAAAAAACTTCGAATTTTAAACTCATATTCACAGGATTGCGGCAGGATTGCAGAATTTTAACCGAGGCATTTGTTGATATCTTCTCTTGAAGGTCTATGCACCCATAGCCTAGAGTTCTTCAAAGGGGTGTAGCCTGTATAATTTGACGGGATCACAAGGACTAGCCGAATGAGAGATTCTAGGGCGTTCGCCTTTTGGATAAGAATCATATATAATCATCATACCATTCTTGAACATATTCATTGTATCTATTATACATAGATAACGTAATTGACTAAACTTTGAACTATTTCTATTCTATAATGACTTATATGCATTCTCGATAATACTCCAAGGGAATGAAATAAccagattttatcttgttttgaCATGCTCAATCACCCACTTGTTATTTAACCTTATAGACAGGGAATATCATTCTCTCTAGATTGTGTAACTCTTACCAAATTTTCATTTAATGGGCATAGTTTATCGAACCTAGGGCTGTTGATGGGCCAGGTGGCCTGCCAGCCTAGCCCAAAATTTAGTAGCCTTGGGCGCCAAAAATAGGCCCTTGGGACAAGCTTGGGCAAAACAGTAAAGCCGATATAATAATTGGGCCGGGCctagaaaattagaaaaaaagccCGCCCGGGCCTAAAATTatctatataatatattataattaaataataatatattatatagttaataaactaattaatcttatataaataaatagaagtaTTGCTTGGCTAGTATGTACTTTTTAGATCAGTATAGGAAAAACGGGTAATGCTGACGTATAGATGCCGACGCTAGGTAGAAGCGTCGACAATTTTGGCTCCGacacttttaagcgtcgttgaaggcaaaaaaaaaaaaaaaaacgtagaTGACGCTTTTAAAAGCATCGTCGGAGGCTGGGAGTGGGTGAgaagacgacgcttaaaagcatcatCGGACTCCCCACGACACTTAACAACCCCGTTATAAAAAAAAACCCCAATCCCATGGAAACCTAGCCGctcagagaaagagagagagagagaggatgctgCCGTCTCAAAGGCCGTGGAGGTGATCCATGCCCCGAAGGCTGATCCCTCACCATCTAGCcgctcagagagagagagagagaggatcctACCGTCTCCGAGGCTGTGGAGGCGATCCACGCCTCGGAGGCCGATTCCACCGGTGAGGAGCATGACCAGGTCATCCAGATCTAGTCGTACGCGCGCCCGACGGTGGGAGAGGCACCGGTGAAACTGGCCGTGAAGATAAAGAAGTCGGCAAGCAACAAGTCGATGTTTGTGCACATTGAAGCTGAGGGGGCGGAGGTTGTTCCTCGATCGACGACGGTGAGGCCAGGGATCGGGCGGCGGGAGGcgaaggcggaggaggaggacaccCATGCCGACGACTTCATCAATCCGTTCTAGCAGCAGCTCGAGATGGGGTTGGGGATGGGGCAGAGCACGATGGAAGGTTAATTCGGGGCATCTTTTTGTTGGTATTGTCCCTTTTTGTTGAATGGGGTTCCTTTTATTCGAGTTGCAGCTTTGAGGAGGGAAGGGGATCTTTTTGTTGGTAATTTGTAAATAGAACCAGATGGGGTTGGTAGTTTAttgtaatttgtaaaaaaaatatcattgatGAGATTGTTgttatttgtaaaaaaaaatatcattagcATCTAGATGAGATAATTGTTCTTTTTTTGATGGAGTTTGTAAAAGAAATATGTTTTCAGGCTTGAATTTTTTGAGTACGATCATGCCGCTTCATCGATAATAGACCTCTAATATTTGAAAGAATATTAGATATGCTGCTTCATCGACAACAGACCCCTAATATTTGAAAGAATATTAGACAGGAGGTTGCTCGGTAAAGGCTGATACTTATAAGCATTGGCGGAATCAAGAGAGcctgacgcttaaaagcgtcagcAAATCTTCCatttttgccgatgctttttagaagcgtcggcaaaaaaaatTTCCACCCCCTCCTACCGATGCTTTTGCAATTGGCGCGAAAATTAcagacgcttataagcatcagcATTTGCACAAAA
Proteins encoded in this window:
- the LOC103712214 gene encoding phosphoglycerate mutase-like protein AT74H isoform X2, with amino-acid sequence MVALLASWPLPSSSSRFRCCEDSLSSGRVAPPSRFPERAAAAGGTVPRPRRIILVRHGESEGNVDESVYTRVPDPRIGLTARGWQEAEACGVRIRELVSGDGADDWKVYFYVSPYRRTLETLRGIGLAFKPSRIAGVREEPRLREQDFGNFQDREKMRIEKDIRLRYGRFFYRFPNGESAADVYDRITGFRETLRADIDIGRFQPPGEQSPNMNIVIVSHGLTLRVFLMRWYKWTVEQYEGLHNIDNGGMLVMQTGSGGRYSLLVHHSVEELQAFGLSEPMLNDQMWQKTAKPGELNYNFLTNGPAFFGHF
- the LOC103712214 gene encoding phosphoglycerate mutase-like protein AT74H isoform X1 is translated as MVALLASWPLPSSSSRFRCCEDSLSSGRVAPPSRFPERAAAAGGTVPRPRRIILVRHGESEGNVDESVYTRVPDPRIGLTARGWQEAEACGVRIRELVSGDGADDWKVYFYVSPYRRTLETLRGIGLAFKPSRIAGVREEPRLREQDFGNFQDREKMRIEKDIRLRYGRFFYRFPNGESAADVYDRITASYLCSVTATGFRETLRADIDIGRFQPPGEQSPNMNIVIVSHGLTLRVFLMRWYKWTVEQYEGLHNIDNGGMLVMQTGSGGRYSLLVHHSVEELQAFGLSEPMLNDQMWQKTAKPGELNYNFLTNGPAFFGHF
- the LOC103712214 gene encoding phosphoglycerate mutase-like protein AT74H isoform X3, which encodes MVALLASWPLPSSSSRFRCCEDSLSSGRVAPPSRFPERAAAAGGTVPRPRRIILVRHGESEGNVDESVYTRVPDPRIGLTARGWQEAEACGVRIRELVSGDGADDWKVYFYVSPYRRTLETLRGIGLAFKPSRIAGVREEPRLREQDFGNFQDREKMRIEKDIRLRYGRFFYRFPNGESAADVYDRITASYLCSVTATGFRETLRADIDIGRFQPPGEQSPNMNIVIVSHGLTLRVFLMRWYKWTVEQYEGLHNIDNGGMLVMQTGSGGRYSLLVHHSVEELQAFGLSEPMLNDQMWYWMAKDCKTW